One window of the Halobacillus litoralis genome contains the following:
- a CDS encoding ABC transporter permease, which yields MFSNRMVNLLIPIISVVLGLLSGAIIMLVFGYNPIAGFGALWNGAFGDAYFLGETIRQVTPYILSGLAVAFALRSGLLNIGVEGQVFVGWLASVWIGVAFELPMIIHLPLAIIAAALAGAFWGFIPGILKAKLGVHEVIVTIMMNYIALYVCNSFVRNVITDGADRTDNIAATASLQSEWLAGLTFYSRIHYGFILAIFMALVMWFVLNRTTRGFELRSVGFNQHASRYAGMNVSKNIILAMVISGAFAGLAGAMEGLGTFGFMSIKSGFTNIGFDGIAVALLGANTALGVVLAAFLFGTLKIGALNMPTEAGVPTELVEIIIALIIFFVASSYMIRWVILRFKKEGK from the coding sequence ATGTTTTCAAATCGAATGGTCAATCTGCTGATTCCGATCATATCTGTTGTGCTCGGGCTGCTTTCGGGTGCGATCATCATGCTTGTTTTCGGATATAATCCAATTGCTGGCTTCGGTGCATTATGGAACGGAGCCTTTGGAGATGCATACTTTCTTGGTGAGACGATCCGGCAAGTCACCCCTTATATCCTTTCTGGACTTGCTGTAGCTTTCGCCTTACGTTCAGGCTTATTGAATATTGGTGTCGAGGGTCAGGTTTTTGTAGGCTGGCTGGCATCGGTGTGGATCGGGGTTGCATTTGAACTGCCGATGATCATTCATTTGCCGCTTGCTATCATTGCTGCTGCGTTGGCGGGGGCCTTTTGGGGATTCATCCCTGGTATCCTTAAGGCGAAGCTCGGGGTTCATGAAGTTATCGTTACAATTATGATGAACTATATTGCCTTATATGTATGTAATTCATTCGTCCGAAATGTCATCACAGATGGTGCGGACCGCACGGATAATATTGCTGCTACCGCTTCTCTTCAATCAGAATGGCTGGCAGGATTGACGTTCTATTCAAGAATTCACTACGGATTCATTTTGGCTATCTTCATGGCATTAGTCATGTGGTTTGTGTTGAACCGTACCACAAGAGGTTTTGAATTGCGTTCCGTCGGTTTCAACCAGCATGCTTCTAGATATGCCGGAATGAACGTAAGTAAGAATATCATTCTTGCCATGGTCATTTCTGGTGCTTTTGCAGGTCTTGCAGGAGCGATGGAAGGTCTGGGCACGTTCGGGTTCATGTCCATCAAGTCTGGTTTCACGAATATCGGTTTTGATGGGATCGCCGTAGCTCTTTTGGGAGCGAACACGGCATTAGGTGTTGTGCTTGCCGCTTTCTTATTCGGTACCTTGAAAATCGGTGCCTTGAACATGCCGACAGAGGCTGGCGTACCTACAGAACTTGTAGAAATCATTATTGCTTTGATCATTTTCTTTGTCGCATCCAGTTACATGATCCGCTGGGTCATCCTGCGCTTCAAAAAGGAGGGGAAATAA
- a CDS encoding ABC transporter ATP-binding protein translates to MDYVIEMLNIRKEFPGIVANDNINLQVEKGEIHALLGENGAGKSTLMNVLFGLYQPERGEIKVRGKKVHITDPNVANGLGIGMVHQHFMLVDTFTVTENIVLGSEPKRWGTVNLRTAEKEVQELSERYGLNVDPKAKIRDISVGMQQRVEILKTLYRGAEILIFDEPTAVLTPQEIKELIEIMHNLVKEGKSIILITHKLKEIMEVCDRCTVIRKGQGIGTVNVSETNVNELASLMVGREVSFSTEKTPAKPAETYLSIKDLRVKDVRGVEMVKGLNIEVRSGEIVGIAGVDGNGQTELIEAITGLRKSDSGSITLHEKVITNLNPRKVAQSGISHIPQDRHKFGLVLDFPIGENMVLQSYYKEPFSKKGVMNFKNIYKKAQELIDEYDVRTPDSYTKARALSGGNQQKAIIGREVDRSPDLIIAAQPTRGLDVGAIEFIHKKLIEERDKGRAVLLLSFELDEIMNLSDRIAVMFDGKIVSDVKPEETNEQELGLLMAGNTAQKAGDQ, encoded by the coding sequence ATGGATTATGTTATTGAAATGTTAAACATAAGAAAAGAGTTTCCTGGCATAGTAGCCAATGATAACATCAATCTTCAAGTTGAAAAAGGAGAGATACATGCTCTCTTAGGTGAAAATGGTGCAGGTAAATCAACCTTAATGAACGTACTGTTTGGTCTCTATCAGCCGGAAAGAGGCGAAATCAAGGTGCGTGGAAAGAAAGTGCATATTACAGACCCGAATGTTGCTAATGGTCTTGGCATCGGGATGGTCCACCAGCACTTTATGCTTGTCGACACATTTACAGTGACAGAAAATATCGTCCTTGGAAGTGAACCCAAAAGATGGGGCACAGTCAATTTACGGACAGCAGAAAAGGAAGTGCAGGAACTTTCAGAACGTTACGGTTTGAATGTCGATCCAAAGGCTAAGATCAGAGATATCTCTGTAGGTATGCAACAGCGTGTAGAAATCTTGAAAACGCTTTACCGCGGTGCAGAAATCCTTATTTTTGATGAACCGACAGCGGTTTTGACCCCGCAGGAGATTAAAGAATTGATCGAAATCATGCACAACCTCGTTAAAGAAGGAAAATCCATTATTTTGATTACACACAAACTGAAAGAAATAATGGAAGTCTGTGACCGTTGCACTGTCATACGAAAAGGTCAAGGCATTGGAACTGTCAATGTTTCAGAAACCAATGTTAACGAACTCGCTTCTTTGATGGTAGGTCGCGAAGTCAGTTTTTCTACTGAAAAAACACCCGCAAAGCCAGCGGAAACTTACCTTTCGATCAAAGATCTGCGTGTTAAAGATGTTCGGGGAGTTGAGATGGTCAAAGGCTTGAACATTGAAGTCAGGTCCGGGGAAATCGTGGGTATCGCCGGTGTTGATGGCAACGGGCAGACAGAATTGATAGAAGCTATCACAGGTTTACGTAAGAGTGATTCCGGTTCCATTACCCTTCACGAAAAAGTGATTACAAACCTGAATCCTAGAAAAGTTGCTCAATCGGGAATTTCTCATATACCACAAGACCGCCATAAATTCGGTTTAGTGCTCGATTTTCCCATCGGTGAAAATATGGTGCTGCAAAGCTACTATAAGGAGCCTTTTTCAAAAAAAGGCGTGATGAACTTCAAAAATATCTATAAAAAAGCTCAGGAATTGATTGATGAATATGATGTTCGTACGCCGGATTCCTACACGAAAGCACGAGCTTTATCTGGTGGAAACCAGCAAAAGGCCATTATAGGCAGGGAAGTCGACCGTTCACCGGACTTGATCATAGCTGCTCAGCCGACAAGGGGCCTTGACGTCGGGGCCATTGAATTCATCCATAAAAAATTAATAGAAGAACGTGATAAAGGAAGAGCTGTTTTACTATTATCCTTTGAACTAGATGAAATTATGAATTTGAGCGATCGGATAGCGGTTATGTTCGATGGGAAAATAGTGTCTGATGTGAAGCCTGAGGAGACGAATGAACAAGAATTAGGACTCCTGATGGCTGGGAACACAGCACAGAAAGCAGGTGATCAGTAA
- a CDS encoding BMP family lipoprotein: protein MFKSRLLLVFVLVLTLGVFLAACGSSDGEEDTSGDSGGNEETSEDSGDGDFSVAMVTDVGGVDDKSFNQSAWEGLQAFGEENGMSKGEGFDYAQSESDADYTTNLNRLVRQDYNLIFGIGFLLEPAITEVAGQYPDTNFAIVDSVAEGDNVASITFKEHQGSFLAGVAAAKKTNTNKIGFLGGVDSDLINKFEAGFIAGVKSVNADIDVTVEYAESFAAADKGKLIAADMYSQDIDVIYHASGATGNGVFAEAKDIKNSNPDQDVWVIGVDRDQHEEGQIGDTNVTLTSMVKRVDIAVQDVTQQAKDGEFPGGEVVEYGLGDDAISIARTNEEAMTEEIVSSVEEWKEKIINGDVEVPSTREDLETYLGSL from the coding sequence TTGTTTAAAAGCCGTTTGCTTTTAGTTTTCGTACTTGTATTGACTCTTGGTGTTTTCTTAGCTGCTTGCGGATCTTCAGATGGTGAAGAAGACACAAGTGGGGATTCTGGTGGAAATGAAGAAACATCTGAAGATAGTGGCGATGGTGATTTTTCAGTAGCTATGGTAACGGATGTAGGTGGAGTGGATGATAAATCATTCAACCAATCTGCTTGGGAAGGTCTTCAAGCTTTTGGCGAAGAAAATGGAATGAGCAAAGGTGAAGGCTTTGATTATGCACAATCTGAAAGTGATGCTGATTATACTACAAACTTGAACCGTTTAGTACGTCAAGATTATAACTTGATTTTCGGTATCGGGTTCCTGCTTGAGCCAGCGATTACTGAGGTTGCAGGACAGTATCCTGATACAAACTTTGCAATTGTAGATTCTGTTGCTGAAGGTGACAATGTTGCGAGCATCACTTTTAAAGAGCACCAGGGTTCTTTCTTAGCTGGTGTTGCAGCTGCTAAGAAAACGAACACAAACAAAATCGGTTTCTTAGGCGGCGTTGATAGTGATTTGATCAACAAATTCGAAGCTGGGTTTATTGCAGGCGTGAAATCTGTAAACGCTGATATTGATGTAACTGTGGAGTATGCTGAAAGCTTTGCAGCGGCAGATAAAGGTAAATTGATTGCTGCGGATATGTATTCTCAAGATATTGACGTAATCTATCATGCATCTGGAGCAACAGGAAACGGTGTATTCGCGGAAGCGAAAGATATCAAAAACAGCAATCCTGACCAAGATGTTTGGGTCATCGGTGTCGACCGTGACCAGCATGAGGAAGGTCAGATCGGTGATACCAATGTAACCCTTACTTCAATGGTTAAACGTGTAGATATCGCTGTTCAGGACGTTACACAACAAGCGAAAGATGGTGAGTTCCCAGGGGGAGAAGTAGTAGAGTATGGCCTTGGTGATGACGCAATCAGTATCGCTCGTACGAACGAAGAAGCAATGACGGAAGAAATCGTTTCATCCGTAGAAGAATGGAAAGAAAAGATCATCAACGGTGATGTAGAAGTACCAAGCACTCGTGAAGATCTTGAAACATACCTAGGTTCACTATAA